A genomic window from Anthonomus grandis grandis chromosome 4, icAntGran1.3, whole genome shotgun sequence includes:
- the LOC126734887 gene encoding dynein regulatory complex protein 11: MSHKYYDQEFIQVQNYLSSTLSSEPVQADRREHRPLLATLYLRYIVIANKLANCVDQMVQPQKRILLRKLLEATLGRILELKTDLVEADLTEWTHCGDVLERLNLTPIETELQIPTCFRRERDDEIQYKKRVIEEVLDKLGFTDKVEEKAPMTEQQAILIVQTHERARQGRLRAQFMREIRSMKEKSKPQAAGEEEEEDKGLSINLAAAIKIQKIWRGYLARRATRRRKLQEMLLIGMIPPPKKKNEELERDLQNQERRRKLQKQRQAEYEEEIKRIRSNLEKNQRGPVLEQLSDQVRGWLHEYKAQTGKIPEYTGSERSASRLMLSRQGTESETSKSTPGSSKDSKSKKEKVVKSPKEGKGPDQEEEEGRTKALVSTFVPELNIRKEEYDEIWRSKNESANPRQHPYTDMIEHDQMTEMENELRKIVDEMMRAELMLLQEAFDKDRGHKGKKKSSKKARKTGKKSKKKKEKDLTPDRTTESLFEELVANGIIKKYPEVWLKDFQGERSFNSPAPYNRGKEPPIDLGDIRQVLTEYCIIPLLSDHLHQTTPHIKSVLLAGPKGSGKDMLVHAICNETGAVLFDLTPANIVGKYPGKSGLIMLIHLVVKVSRLLQPSVIYMDNAERPFVKKVPKTDKSDPKRLKKDLPKIVKNFCAEDRVILLGVTDCPWESDQKLLQQVYQKFFLIPRPTYSSRYFLWTHLLSQYMAVSWKFDTSVMSKISDGYTVGSIVSTVKEVITVKRMLQLRIHPLSPLELINDLCTRTPVYKEEDEAFELWWTKVPMVRRRLRAVEMLLEEEADMMAKQANAKKK, from the exons ATGTCCCATAAGTACTACGATCAAGAATTTATTCAAGTCCAGAACTACCTCTCTAGTACCCTCAGTTCTGAACCGGTTCAAGCGGACCGAAGGGAGCATAGACCGTTgttggccaccctgtatttaCGATATATCGTTATAGCGAATAAGCTAGCCAACTGTGTGGATCAGATGGTGCAGCCTCAGAAGAGGATTTTGCTTAGGAAACTTCTGGAGGCCACTCTGGGAAGAATTTTGGAGTTAAAG acTGACTTGGTGGAAGCAGACCTAACGGAATGGACCCACTGCGGAGACGTTTTGGAGCGGCTAAACCTCACTCCGATAGAGACAGAGCTGCAAATTCCCACTTGTTTCAGGAGGGAGCGGGATGATGAGATCCAGTACAAAAAGCGGGTTATCGAAGAAGTCCTGGATAAGTTAGGATTCACGGATAAG gTGGAAGAGAAGGCTCCGATGACGGAACAGCAGGCCATTTTGATAGTGCAAACTCACGAGAGGGCCAGACAGGGACGCCTGAGGGCCCAATTTATGAGGGAGATTCGTAGTATGAAGGAGAAAAGCAAACCGCAGGCCGCAG gagaggaagaagaagaagacaaaGGCCTGAGCATCAACCTGGCGGCTGCCATTAAGATCCAAAAAATTTGGCGAGGATATTTGGCGAGACGTGCGACGCGCAGGCGCAAGCTCCAAGAAATGTTACTAATCG GTATGATCCcaccaccaaaaaagaaaaacgaaGAGTTAGAAAGAGACTTGCAGAACCAAGAAAGAAGGCGCAAGCTCCAAAAACAGCGACAAGCCGAATACGAAGAAGAAATCAAAAGGATCCGAAGCAATTTGGAAAAGAATCAGCGTGGACCGGTACTGGAACAATTGAGCGATCAAGTGCGTGGTTGGCTGCACGAGTACAAAGCGCAAACCGGCAAAATACCCGAATACACCGGCTCCGAAAGAAGTGCCTCTAGACTGATGCTAAGTCGTCAAGGTACCGAGAGCGAAACGAGCAAATCCACCCCTGGATCATCCAAAGATTCCAaatccaaaaaagaaaaagtggtAAAGAGCCCCAAGGAGGGTAAAGGTCCGGACCAGGAGGAGGAGGAAGGCAGAACGAAAGCGCTGGTTTCCACGTTTGTTCCTGAATTGAACATCCGGAAGGAGGAGTACGACGAAATCTGGAGAAGTAAAAATGAGTCGGCGAATCCGAGGCAGCATCCTTATACGGATATGATCGAACACGATCAGATGACTGAAATGGAGAATGAGCTGAGGAAGATCGTCGATGAAATGATGAGGGCGGAGTTAATGTTATTgcag GAGGCATTTGACAAAGACAGAGGCCACAAGGGCAAGAAGAAATCGAGCAAAAAAGCCCGGAAAACGGGtaaaaaaagcaagaaaaagaaagagaagGACTTAACCCCCGATCGCACTACGGAGTCTTTGTTTGAGGAACTGGTGGCGAAcggaataattaaaaa atacCCTGAAGTATGGCTAAAAGACTTCCAAGGAGAAAGATCATTTAACTCACCAGCTCCATACAACAGAGGCAAAGAACCTCCAATAGACTTAGGAGACATCCGACAA GTTTTAACTGAATACTGCATCATCCCTCTTCTATCCGACCATTTACATCAAACGACCCCCCATATAAAATCGGTTCTACTGGCAGGCCCTAAAGGGTCAGGCAAAGACATGCTGGTGCATGCCATTTGTAACGAAACTGGAGCGGTGTTATTCGACTTGACTCCAGCCAATATCGTGGGCAAATATCCAGGAAAATCCGGGTTAATAATGCTGATCCATTTGGTGGTGAAAGTGTCCAGACTGTTACAACCCTCTGTGATTTACATGGATAATGCCGAGAGGCCTTTTGTTAAAAAGGTACCTAAGACTGATAAGAGCGATCCCAAGAGATTGAAGAAGGATTTGCCAAAAATTGTGAAAA atTTTTGTGCTGAAGATCGCGTAATTTTATTGGGCGTGACCGATTGTCCTTGGGAAAGTGATCAGAAGCTGCTGCAGCAAGTTTATCAAAAGTTCTTTCTCATACCTCGACCTACGTACAGTTCAAG ATACTTCTTATGGACCCACCTCTTGAGCCAATACATGGCAGTTAGCTGGAAATTCGACACTAGTGTAATGAGCAAAATCTCTGACGGTTACACTGTCG GGTCAATAGTGAGTACGGTCAAGGAAGTGATTACCGTCAAGAGGATGTTGCAGCTAAGAATTCACCCTTTGAGTCCTTTGGAGCTTATTAATGATTTGTGCACGAGGACGCCAGTTTATAaagag